One part of the Vicia villosa cultivar HV-30 ecotype Madison, WI linkage group LG6, Vvil1.0, whole genome shotgun sequence genome encodes these proteins:
- the LOC131614281 gene encoding probable serine/threonine-protein kinase WNK5 — protein sequence MYKGRFCTSGGIKVPLGYVEKDPSGRYGRYRDILGRGAMKTVYRAFDEFLGIEVAWNQVKLGDVFHSPEQLQRLYSEVHLLKHLHHKSMMIFYGSWIDLNGKTFNFITELFTSGTLREYRQKYKRVDIQALKNWTRQILSGLEYLHTNNPPVIHRDLKCDNIFVNGHKGEIKIGDLGLAAILCKSQLAQSVIGTPEFMAPELYEEKYNELVDIYSFGMCMIEMLTLEFPYNECSNPAQIYKKVTSGKLPNAFFRIKDLEAQRFVGRCLAHVSKRPSARELLLDPFLDTEKVEVSLLNTTTNQTLKVNSTQALANYKHLSISDPSTSTNMKITGSINEDNTIFLKVRICDEIGKTRHIFFPFDTKNDTAIKVAMEMVEELEISHLEPLEIAAMIDNEISNLFPTWMGSHGKCEHQLQHSFNYQEDEDLNNHNPFVVSSSSCPSSPLDSLRSMNSYKSSSFRYHHEDELGQRIEKEAAEAKHNKLTCIRSCRCGGAKMEEHRSMQLQRWELLEEVYKRRMFNTVATMEGIGFQHPDGGGHHCGR from the exons ATGTACAAGGGAAGATTTTGCACTTCTGGTGGGATTAAGGTTCCACTTGGATATGTCGAAAAGGATCCATCTGGTCGATACGGGCGC TATAGGGACATTCTTGGGAGAGGAGCAATGAAAACTGTGTATAGAGCATTTGATGAGTTCCTTGGGATAGAAGTTGCTTGGAACCAAGTCAA GCTTGGTGATGTTTTTCATTCACCTGAGCAACTTCAACGCCTTTATTCAGAAGTTCATCTCCTTAAGCACCTCCACCATAAATCCATGATGATCTTCTATGGTTCTTGGATTGATCTCAATGGCAAAACCTTCAACTTCATCACTGAATTGTTCACTTCAGGCACACTTAGAGA GTACAGGCAAAAGTATAAGAGAGTAGATATTCAAGCATTGAAGAATTGGACACGCCAAATTCTAAGTGGTTTGGAGTATTTACACACCAATAATCCTCCTGTGATCCATAGAGACCTCAAATGTGATAACATATTTGTCAATGGACATAAAGGAGAGATCAAGATTGGTGACTTAGGCCTTGCAGCTATACTTTGCAAATCCCAACTTGCTCAAAGTGTCATAG GTACGCCAGAGTTTATGGCACCAGAACTATACGAAGAGAAATACAATGAGTTAGTAGATATATATTCGTTCGGAATGTGTATGATAGAGATGCTTACTCTCGAGTTTCCTTACAATGAGTGTTCTAACCCAGCTCAAATATACAAGAAAGTAACATCG GGAAAGCTACCAAATGCATTTTTCAGAATCAAAGATTTAGAAGCCCAAAGGTTTGTGGGAAGATGTTTGGCACATGTCTCAAAGAGACCATCTGCTAGGGAATTATTGTTGGATCCATTTTTAGACACAGAAAAAGTTGAAGTGTCATTGCTAAACACAACTACAAATCAAACTCTCAAAGTTAACTCCACTCAAGCACTTGCCAATTATAAACATCTTTCTATAAGTGATCCATCAACAAGTACAAATATGAAAATCACTGGATCCATAAATGAAGATAATACAATTTTCCTTAAAGTGCGGATATGTGATGAAATAG GAAAAACAAGGCATATATTTTTTCCATTTGACACGAAGAACGACACGGCTATTAAGGTGGCAATGGAGATGgtagaagaacttgagattagTCATTTGGAACCATTGGAGATTGCTGCAATGATAGATAATGAGATATCAAATTTGTTTCCAACATGGATGGGGAGTCATGGCAAGTGTGAACATCAACTACAACATAGCTTTAACTaccaagaagatgaagatcttaatAACCATAATCCTTTCGTCGTATCATCGTCATCTTGTCCTTCTTCTCCTCTTGATTCTCTAAGATCAATGAACTCCTACAAGTCTTCGAGTTTCAGATATCATCATGAAGATGAGCTTGGGCAAAGAATAGAAAAAGAAGCAGCTGAAGCCAAACATAACAAGCTAACATGCATAAGATCTTGTAGATGTGGTGGAGCAAAGATGGAGGAGCATAGGAGCATGCAGCTTCAGAGATGGGAACTATTGGAAGAGGTGTACAAGAGAAGGATGTTCAACACGGTTGCTACCATGGAGGGCATTGGATTTCAACATCCAGATGGAGGTGGACATCATTGTGGCCGTTGA
- the LOC131612025 gene encoding uncharacterized protein LOC131612025 isoform X1, translated as MPITPCDSQIPLPSPIPTGRGSRSAANEIFSKFLEKKLHLPELTLPELHQPPAPAEIDLWSLPLASASLLQRSAKEFGAFRIRSHGISSYDLETIAKEAEVVFKDTRKVYVERNGRCGGMIPCVRSSNGELEFTARNQTHRKFWVHMGYIASRLDAIVDQVTLALKQDASQDFKERIQETESVICLCRYPHDSTPKRNERVSDKTKGVLCEHALRFYLPMEHCIFYVQTERGPLSFDAGPEDIVVIVGEQLEDWSNGVFKCVPGEMIFMPSFHSSNTSFSIELTCLASSNLNQILNNFDKIISLHDQFLIVLCLVFLYKFLYFIFS; from the exons ATGCCAATCACGCCGTGCGACAGCCAGATTCCTCTTCCGTCGCCAATTCCAACCGGAAGAGGATCGCGCTCCGCCGCCAACGAGATCTTCAGCAAGTTCCTCGAGAAGAAGCTCCACTTACCGGAACTTACACTACCGGAGCTTCATCAACCACCAGCACCGGCGGAAATTGACCTCTGGTCTCTCCCACTCGCCTCCGCTTCTCTGCTTCAACGCTCCGCCAAGGAGTTCGGCGCGTTCCGGATACGGAGCCACGGAATCTCAAGCTATGATCTCGAAACTATAGCGAAGGAAGCAGAAGTTGTTTTCAAAGACACTAGAAAGGTTTACGTTGAGCGTAACGGACGCTGCGGAGGGATGATTCCCTGTGTTCGATCTAGTAATGGAGAACTGGAATTCACAGCTCGCAACCAAACGCATCGGAAATTTTG GGTTCATATGGGGTACATAGCAAGTAGATTGGATGCCATAGTGGACCAAGTGACTCTGGCTCTAAAACAGGACGCATCACAAGATTTTAAGGAGCGGATTCAAGAGACAGAGTCTGTAATTTGTCTTTGCAGGTATCCCCATGACAGTACCCCCAAACGAAATGAACGTGTCTCGGATAAGACAAAGGGCGTGTTATGTGAACATGCTTTGCGCTTCTACCTTCCCATGGAGCATTGCATATTTTACGTCCAAACTGAAAGAGGTCCTCTGTCTTTTGATGCAGGTCCAGAGGATATAGTTGTCATCGTTGGCGAGCAATTAGAG GATTGGAGCAACGGTGTATTCAAATGTGTTCCTGGTGAAATGATTTTCATGCCGAGTTTCCATAGTAGCAACACCTCTTTCTCCATAGAGCTTACATGCTTGGCCTCTtcaaatctaaatcaaatattaAACAATTTTGACAAGATAATATCCTTACACGATCAATTCCTTATTGTATTATGTCTCGTATTTTTATACAAATTTCTATACTTCATCTTTTCGTGA
- the LOC131612025 gene encoding uncharacterized protein LOC131612025 isoform X2, with product MPITPCDSQIPLPSPIPTGRGSRSAANEIFSKFLEKKLHLPELTLPELHQPPAPAEIDLWSLPLASASLLQRSAKEFGAFRIRSHGISSYDLETIAKEAEVVFKDTRKVYVERNGRCGGMIPCVRSSNGELEFTARNQTHRKFWVHMGYIASRLDAIVDQVTLALKQDASQDFKERIQETESVICLCRSRGYSCHRWRAIRGLEQRCIQMCSW from the exons ATGCCAATCACGCCGTGCGACAGCCAGATTCCTCTTCCGTCGCCAATTCCAACCGGAAGAGGATCGCGCTCCGCCGCCAACGAGATCTTCAGCAAGTTCCTCGAGAAGAAGCTCCACTTACCGGAACTTACACTACCGGAGCTTCATCAACCACCAGCACCGGCGGAAATTGACCTCTGGTCTCTCCCACTCGCCTCCGCTTCTCTGCTTCAACGCTCCGCCAAGGAGTTCGGCGCGTTCCGGATACGGAGCCACGGAATCTCAAGCTATGATCTCGAAACTATAGCGAAGGAAGCAGAAGTTGTTTTCAAAGACACTAGAAAGGTTTACGTTGAGCGTAACGGACGCTGCGGAGGGATGATTCCCTGTGTTCGATCTAGTAATGGAGAACTGGAATTCACAGCTCGCAACCAAACGCATCGGAAATTTTG GGTTCATATGGGGTACATAGCAAGTAGATTGGATGCCATAGTGGACCAAGTGACTCTGGCTCTAAAACAGGACGCATCACAAGATTTTAAGGAGCGGATTCAAGAGACAGAGTCTGTAATTTGTCTTTGCAG GTCCAGAGGATATAGTTGTCATCGTTGGCGAGCAATTAGAG GATTGGAGCAACGGTGTATTCAAATGTGTTCCTGGTGA